Proteins encoded within one genomic window of uncultured Sphingopyxis sp.:
- a CDS encoding DUF2268 domain-containing putative Zn-dependent protease (predicted Zn-dependent protease with a strongly conserved HExxH motif) has translation MRPHVMMKGLFGAALLAAIPAHAHEAEADAAARVTIATSDVDRFYALYDDPALAAQPEVVAARYLATPSPGLAEFMVMRRITPEKLAAALSKKPQVFADARGCAANLPAVRTRLVAATDRLAQIYPAAKFPPITIAIGRATTAGTANAKGLYIGLEALCAAKFIEADDEDRFVHVIAHEYVHVQQPLAQVEDREESVLRAALVEGAAEFIAERMTGSVAYPLLHQWAKGRETELETIFLAEKDQKAIGSRWLYNQKGADGWPGDLGYWVGYRVAKSYYDHAPDKAAAIKAIVEMKDPAAFLAASGWTPGMAL, from the coding sequence ATGAGGCCGCACGTCATGATGAAGGGCCTGTTTGGCGCCGCATTGCTCGCCGCGATTCCCGCTCACGCGCATGAAGCCGAAGCGGACGCCGCGGCGCGCGTGACCATCGCGACGAGCGACGTCGATCGCTTTTACGCGCTCTATGACGACCCCGCGCTCGCGGCGCAGCCCGAAGTGGTCGCAGCGCGCTATCTCGCCACCCCCTCGCCGGGACTTGCGGAATTCATGGTGATGCGCCGGATCACGCCCGAAAAGCTCGCCGCCGCGCTGAGCAAGAAGCCGCAGGTCTTTGCCGACGCGCGCGGCTGCGCGGCCAATCTTCCCGCGGTGCGCACGCGCCTTGTCGCCGCGACCGACCGCCTCGCGCAAATCTATCCCGCCGCGAAATTCCCGCCGATCACCATCGCCATCGGCCGCGCGACGACCGCGGGAACCGCCAATGCGAAAGGGCTCTACATCGGCCTCGAAGCCCTGTGCGCCGCCAAATTCATCGAAGCCGACGACGAGGACCGCTTCGTCCATGTCATCGCGCATGAATATGTCCATGTGCAGCAGCCGCTGGCGCAGGTCGAGGACCGCGAGGAATCGGTGCTGCGCGCGGCGCTCGTCGAAGGCGCGGCCGAATTTATCGCCGAGCGGATGACCGGATCGGTCGCCTATCCGCTGCTGCACCAATGGGCGAAGGGGCGCGAGACGGAGCTCGAGACGATCTTCCTCGCCGAAAAGGACCAGAAGGCGATCGGCTCGCGCTGGCTCTACAACCAGAAGGGCGCCGACGGCTGGCCGGGCGACCTGGGTTACTGGGTCGGCTATCGCGTCGCGAAGAGCTATTACGACCACGCGCCCGACAAGGCGGCGGCCATCAAGGCGATCGTCGAGATGAAGGACCCCGCCGCCTTCCTCGCCGCGAGCGGATGGACGCCGGGGATGGCACTCTAA
- a CDS encoding DUF885 domain-containing protein, with protein sequence MQHPLSTPVSRRRTLATLGAGTAGLAIAGPAAALQDAPKSDAQQLLDSIADNLLAQSPEGATSLGIDTGARAAMRGQLGDRSAAGVQALAGTLKADVTRVRAFDKTGLDHATRTSLAVVESAYDVALAGFALPYGDVAVGGWRNTPYVVIQNVGAYLDIPKFLDSDHPVKSSADAEAYLARLNAFPGVLDGETDRLKAAGGQGLIAPAFLIDKAIKQMETTIADAKAGGSMVESLVRRTGEAKIAGDWSARSAKIVRGPVAAALERQLAELKAQRPKAVMDAGMWARPGGDEWYAWGLRASTTTRMTPDELHAMGREELAELHGRMDPILRKLGYTQGSVGDRMNALAKDPKYKFPDNDQGRAEIVAYIQTWLGKIRAELPRAFRTLVKGNVEVKRLPLAEEPGAPAAYGGAGSIDGSIPGRFWINLRTTELHSKYSLPDLAMHEAIPGHAWQGEYAHAMPLIRTMLAFNAYSEGWALYAEQLADELGLYDDFEVGRLGYLQSLAFRACRLVVDTGLHAKRWTREQGVEFFVRENGSNPLEVASEVDRYCSWAGQACGYKVGHSEIVRQRGLAQKALGAKYDLRDFNDVVVKGGNVPLDVLAQNVDEYVREAKA encoded by the coding sequence GTGCAACATCCGCTTTCCACCCCCGTCAGCCGCCGCCGCACGCTCGCCACGCTTGGCGCGGGCACCGCGGGGCTCGCCATTGCGGGCCCCGCCGCGGCGCTGCAGGACGCGCCGAAGAGCGACGCGCAGCAATTGCTCGATTCGATCGCCGATAATCTGCTCGCGCAGTCACCCGAGGGAGCGACCTCGCTGGGCATCGACACTGGCGCACGCGCGGCGATGCGCGGACAGCTTGGCGATCGTTCGGCGGCGGGGGTGCAGGCGCTGGCGGGCACGCTGAAAGCCGATGTCACGCGCGTCCGCGCCTTCGACAAGACAGGGCTCGACCATGCCACGCGCACCAGCCTCGCCGTGGTCGAAAGCGCCTATGACGTCGCGCTCGCGGGCTTCGCCCTCCCCTATGGCGATGTCGCCGTCGGCGGCTGGCGCAACACGCCTTACGTGGTGATCCAGAATGTCGGCGCCTATCTCGACATCCCCAAATTCCTCGACAGCGACCATCCGGTGAAGTCGTCGGCCGACGCCGAGGCCTATCTCGCGCGCCTCAATGCCTTTCCCGGCGTCCTCGACGGCGAGACCGACCGGCTGAAGGCGGCGGGCGGCCAGGGGCTGATCGCCCCCGCCTTCCTGATCGACAAGGCGATCAAGCAGATGGAGACGACGATCGCCGACGCCAAGGCGGGCGGCTCGATGGTCGAAAGCCTCGTCCGCCGCACCGGCGAAGCGAAAATCGCCGGAGACTGGTCGGCGCGCTCGGCGAAGATCGTGCGGGGACCGGTCGCCGCGGCGCTCGAACGCCAGCTCGCCGAGCTGAAGGCGCAGCGACCGAAGGCGGTGATGGATGCGGGTATGTGGGCGCGCCCCGGCGGCGACGAATGGTATGCGTGGGGGCTGCGCGCCTCGACGACGACGCGCATGACCCCCGACGAGCTTCACGCGATGGGCCGCGAGGAACTCGCCGAACTCCATGGCCGCATGGACCCGATCCTCAGGAAGCTCGGCTATACGCAGGGGTCGGTCGGCGACCGGATGAACGCGCTCGCCAAGGACCCCAAATATAAATTCCCCGACAATGATCAGGGCCGCGCCGAGATCGTCGCCTATATCCAGACCTGGCTCGGCAAGATCCGCGCCGAGCTGCCGCGCGCCTTCCGCACTTTGGTGAAAGGCAATGTCGAGGTGAAGCGGCTGCCGCTCGCCGAGGAACCCGGCGCGCCCGCGGCCTATGGCGGCGCGGGGTCGATCGACGGCAGCATTCCGGGGCGCTTCTGGATCAACCTGCGCACGACCGAGCTGCACAGCAAATATTCGCTGCCCGACCTCGCGATGCACGAAGCGATTCCGGGGCACGCGTGGCAGGGCGAATATGCGCATGCGATGCCGCTGATCCGTACGATGCTCGCGTTCAACGCCTATTCGGAAGGATGGGCGCTCTATGCCGAGCAGCTCGCCGACGAACTCGGCCTCTATGACGATTTCGAGGTCGGGCGCCTCGGCTATCTCCAGTCGCTCGCCTTCCGCGCCTGCCGCCTCGTCGTCGACACCGGCCTCCACGCCAAACGCTGGACGCGCGAGCAGGGCGTCGAATTTTTCGTGCGCGAGAATGGCTCGAACCCGCTCGAGGTCGCGAGCGAGGTCGACCGCTATTGCAGCTGGGCCGGGCAGGCCTGCGGCTACAAGGTCGGGCACAGCGAGATCGTGCGCCAGCGCGGGCTGGCGCAAAAGGCGCTGGGCGCAAAATATGACCTGCGCGATTTCAACGATGTCGTGGTCAAGGGCGGCAACGTCCCGCTCGACGTGCTGGCGCAGAATGTCGACGAATATGTGCGGGAGGCGAAGGCATGA
- a CDS encoding DUF3597 domain-containing protein, with translation MSIFGKIKDAIFGKKAVAAQPAAPAAPSPVGTALDAATSAMATAAAAPVDVDAILTAEAANAGQDLNWRTSIVDLMKLLGIDSSLANRKELAQELGYTGALDGSAEMNIWLHKAVMRELAANGGKVPADLTD, from the coding sequence ATGAGCATTTTCGGCAAGATCAAGGACGCCATTTTCGGCAAGAAGGCCGTCGCCGCACAGCCCGCCGCCCCGGCCGCGCCCAGCCCCGTCGGCACCGCGCTCGACGCCGCGACGAGCGCGATGGCGACCGCCGCCGCCGCGCCGGTCGATGTCGATGCGATTCTCACCGCCGAGGCGGCGAACGCCGGGCAGGATCTCAACTGGCGCACGTCGATCGTCGACCTGATGAAGCTGCTCGGCATCGATTCGAGCCTCGCCAACCGCAAGGAACTGGCGCAGGAGCTCGGCTATACCGGCGCGCTCGACGGCAGCGCCGAAATGAACATCTGGCTGCACAAGGCGGTGATGCGCGAGCTCGCCGCGAACGGCGGCAAGGTGCCCGCTGATTTGACCGACTGA
- a CDS encoding DUF937 domain-containing protein has product MNLTDILAQAGGIESMAKELGIPAATAKQGADALLPAILGGFKKQAQSGGVEGLGGLLGQLGGGGLLDSVLGSQPTPVNQGNDVLGQIFGSKDVSRTVAGQASAQTGIDSGILKQMLPMLAMMVAGYMAKQGGQGGASGGLSGGLGGMLGNVLGGAMGGGAAPSAGGLGGLGKMLDMDGDGNPLDDIMGMVGKLRG; this is encoded by the coding sequence ATGAATCTCACCGACATTCTGGCGCAGGCCGGCGGCATCGAATCGATGGCGAAAGAATTGGGCATTCCGGCCGCGACGGCGAAGCAGGGCGCGGACGCGCTGCTTCCCGCGATCCTCGGCGGGTTCAAGAAACAGGCGCAATCGGGCGGCGTCGAGGGGCTCGGCGGGCTGCTCGGCCAGCTCGGCGGCGGCGGCCTGCTCGACTCGGTGCTCGGGTCGCAGCCGACCCCGGTGAACCAGGGCAATGACGTGCTCGGGCAGATCTTCGGGTCGAAGGACGTCAGCCGGACGGTGGCGGGACAGGCCTCCGCGCAAACCGGGATCGATTCGGGAATCCTCAAGCAGATGCTGCCGATGCTCGCGATGATGGTCGCGGGCTATATGGCGAAGCAGGGCGGTCAGGGCGGCGCGAGCGGCGGGCTTTCGGGCGGCCTCGGCGGCATGCTCGGCAATGTCCTCGGCGGCGCGATGGGCGGTGGCGCCGCGCCGTCGGCGGGCGGCCTCGGCGGTTTGGGCAAAATGCTCGACATGGACGGCGACGGCAATCCGCTCGACGACATCATGGGCATGGTG